From a region of the Arenicella xantha genome:
- a CDS encoding TonB-dependent receptor produces the protein MSLSLRKITAALALAGVAAPGLSIAQDSSAPFMEEIVVTATKRAQTLQDIPIAVSVTSSETIERAQIQDISDLQSVVPSLRVSQLQSSTNTNFVIRGFGNGANNPGIEPSVGVFIDGVYRSRSAGAISDLPNLERVEVLRGPQSTLFGKNASAGVINIVTAKPSGESAGQVSGTIGNYGQFIAKGNVEAALSDTAAFSLAASTNTRDGYVENTNPGGGSDLNNRDRQSFRGQLLLNPSDATEIRFIADYDTIDEKCCATVNIVAGPTLGAIQFAGGDLIANDRESLETKTNIDPNNQLDNTGLSMQIDHDFDSFTFTSITSFRNVDSRYDIDADFTSADIITNEILSDIDTFTQEFRLTSTGGDKLDWMVGGFYFDESVEYQDDLPFGTQYRRYLDALAIGAGAPGAIGTVEAILGLPVGQAFGQVGQGFTHQSTLDNEAISLFGQFDFHLSDALTATVGLSYTKDEKQASTTQTRADAFSGVDRVELGTAVIFNALTGLAPTPQNFALVPSAFQGALGAASNPATNPFAGLAGFQFLPPYVDFPNAVESGESDDDELSYTFRLAYDVNDSLNVYGGVSTGFKATSWNLSRDAAPFAEDVAALRAAGLIPANFVSGTRFAGPEEATVYELGLKSSFERGSFNIALFDQSIKGFQSNAFVGTGFNLTSAGEQSTKGVEFDLVYYPTDSLQLTLSGTLLDPTYDSFEGAGRDPLTGEVVDLTGVDPAGINEVSLSTSFTYRFNLGSNDAYFRGDYFYEDSVPIGDLAISAFERETKNLNLAAGINTESGLGFSIWVRNATDHASLISAFASVAQAGSFSGYRTQPRTYGITVSKDF, from the coding sequence ATGTCGTTATCATTACGAAAAATAACCGCTGCGTTGGCACTAGCTGGTGTCGCAGCACCCGGACTGAGTATCGCTCAAGATAGTTCAGCACCATTTATGGAAGAGATTGTCGTAACTGCCACCAAGCGTGCGCAAACGTTGCAGGATATTCCTATCGCGGTTTCTGTAACTTCTTCTGAAACTATTGAACGCGCTCAAATTCAAGACATTAGTGACCTACAAAGTGTGGTTCCTAGTTTGCGTGTTAGCCAACTGCAAAGCTCGACCAATACTAACTTCGTGATTCGCGGGTTTGGTAATGGTGCAAATAATCCAGGTATTGAGCCATCGGTTGGTGTGTTCATTGACGGTGTATACCGATCTCGTTCAGCCGGTGCGATCTCAGATCTACCGAATCTAGAGCGTGTCGAAGTACTACGTGGTCCTCAAAGTACTTTGTTTGGTAAGAACGCATCCGCTGGTGTAATCAACATTGTCACGGCTAAACCCTCTGGTGAAAGCGCTGGGCAAGTATCCGGTACTATCGGCAACTACGGCCAGTTTATTGCGAAAGGCAATGTCGAAGCCGCGTTGAGCGATACAGCAGCGTTTAGTTTGGCTGCATCGACTAACACTCGTGACGGTTACGTAGAGAACACTAATCCCGGTGGAGGTAGCGATTTAAACAATCGTGATCGTCAATCCTTTCGTGGTCAATTATTGCTGAACCCTAGCGATGCTACTGAGATTCGTTTCATTGCTGATTACGATACAATCGACGAAAAGTGTTGTGCGACGGTTAATATTGTTGCCGGTCCTACATTGGGCGCGATCCAATTTGCTGGTGGTGACTTGATTGCAAATGACCGTGAGTCATTGGAAACTAAGACTAATATTGATCCGAATAATCAGCTAGACAATACTGGTTTGTCGATGCAAATCGATCACGACTTCGATTCGTTTACTTTTACGTCGATCACATCGTTCCGCAACGTTGATTCTCGTTACGACATCGATGCTGACTTCACTAGTGCAGACATTATTACTAATGAAATTTTGTCTGACATTGATACATTCACTCAAGAATTCCGTTTAACTTCTACCGGTGGCGACAAGCTTGACTGGATGGTCGGTGGTTTCTATTTTGATGAGTCAGTTGAATATCAAGATGACCTTCCTTTTGGCACTCAGTATCGTCGTTACCTAGACGCATTAGCCATCGGTGCTGGTGCTCCTGGCGCGATTGGTACAGTTGAAGCAATCTTAGGTTTGCCAGTTGGTCAAGCATTTGGTCAAGTTGGCCAAGGCTTTACGCATCAATCAACGCTAGACAACGAAGCAATTTCATTGTTCGGTCAGTTTGATTTCCATCTTAGCGATGCTCTAACCGCAACAGTCGGCTTGAGCTATACAAAAGATGAAAAGCAAGCATCGACTACTCAAACCCGTGCTGACGCCTTCTCAGGTGTTGATCGTGTTGAGCTAGGTACTGCTGTTATCTTTAATGCTTTGACTGGTTTGGCGCCAACTCCGCAAAACTTTGCCTTGGTTCCATCTGCATTCCAAGGTGCATTGGGCGCAGCTTCTAATCCAGCCACGAACCCTTTCGCTGGTTTAGCCGGCTTTCAGTTCTTGCCTCCGTATGTTGATTTTCCAAATGCCGTTGAATCTGGTGAGTCAGACGATGATGAGTTGAGTTATACCTTTCGTTTAGCCTATGACGTAAATGATAGCTTGAACGTATACGGTGGTGTATCAACCGGTTTTAAAGCGACATCTTGGAACTTGAGTCGTGATGCTGCACCATTTGCTGAAGATGTTGCTGCGCTGCGAGCAGCTGGCCTGATTCCTGCTAACTTTGTTTCAGGAACTCGTTTTGCTGGACCAGAAGAAGCTACAGTGTACGAATTGGGTTTGAAATCTAGTTTCGAGCGTGGTTCATTCAATATCGCTTTGTTTGATCAATCTATCAAAGGCTTTCAGTCTAATGCCTTCGTTGGAACTGGTTTCAACTTGACGAGTGCCGGTGAGCAGTCTACCAAGGGTGTTGAATTTGATTTGGTTTACTACCCAACCGATTCTTTACAGTTAACCTTGTCTGGTACTTTGTTGGATCCTACGTATGATTCATTCGAAGGGGCTGGCCGTGATCCACTAACCGGTGAAGTTGTTGATTTAACTGGTGTTGACCCAGCTGGTATCAACGAAGTGAGCTTATCAACTTCGTTCACCTACCGCTTCAACTTGGGATCAAATGATGCTTACTTCCGTGGCGACTACTTTTATGAAGACAGTGTTCCAATTGGTGACTTAGCAATTTCAGCTTTTGAGCGTGAAACTAAAAACCTAAATTTGGCCGCAGGTATCAATACTGAAAGTGGCCTTGGGTTCTCTATTTGGGTTCGTAACGCTACCGACCATGCGTCGTTGATCAGTGCCTTCGCCTCGGTTGCTCAAGCTGGCAGCTTTAGTGGTTACCGTACGCAACCGCGTACCTATGGCATTACCGTTTCAAAGGATTTCTAA
- a CDS encoding iron-containing alcohol dehydrogenase: protein MNQFKTVPNILFGAGCSKQLADVCKSSGIRKPFIVTDNGVLACGLLDRVMSSIPSATIYSEVIADPPAATVEHAAQIASGDNCDAVIGFGGGSSMDVAKLVAVLMGGEQQLAKMYGVGNVVGSRVPLIQVPTTAGTGSEATAVAIVTTGEHTKSGVVSDQLFADTIILDPELTLGLPASVTAATGIDAMVHAIEAFTSKRLKNPISDMFALRALALLSGSIHAAVSHGDDIMARSDMLLGAMLAGQAFANAPVGAVHALAYPLGGIYHIPHGLSNSLVLPYVLRFNATAALDQYDTLAAVILESTAVGEGAMRLSDYFLQLAGELELPTTLRAVGIPEDGLSELAEQSQLQQRLLINNPREVSLAESLTIYQQAY from the coding sequence ATGAATCAGTTCAAGACCGTTCCGAACATTTTATTTGGAGCCGGCTGCAGCAAGCAGTTAGCCGATGTATGCAAATCGTCAGGAATAAGAAAGCCGTTTATTGTTACCGATAATGGCGTGCTCGCGTGTGGGTTGCTTGACCGCGTGATGTCATCTATACCGAGTGCGACCATCTATTCTGAGGTGATCGCCGACCCTCCTGCCGCGACCGTAGAGCACGCGGCCCAAATCGCCAGTGGAGACAATTGTGACGCTGTGATTGGTTTCGGTGGCGGTAGTTCGATGGATGTGGCTAAGTTGGTTGCAGTGCTAATGGGTGGGGAGCAACAGCTGGCAAAAATGTATGGAGTTGGGAATGTTGTTGGTTCTCGTGTTCCGTTGATTCAAGTCCCAACTACAGCTGGCACTGGGTCTGAAGCAACAGCTGTGGCAATTGTGACAACTGGCGAACACACTAAATCGGGCGTTGTGAGCGATCAGTTGTTTGCGGATACAATTATTTTAGATCCTGAATTGACTCTCGGTTTGCCCGCGTCAGTTACTGCGGCAACAGGCATTGACGCAATGGTGCACGCTATTGAAGCGTTTACCAGTAAGAGATTAAAGAACCCGATCTCGGATATGTTCGCACTGCGAGCGCTAGCGCTACTGTCAGGCAGTATTCACGCTGCGGTTTCGCATGGTGATGACATAATGGCGCGTAGCGATATGTTGCTCGGCGCCATGTTGGCTGGTCAGGCCTTTGCTAATGCGCCGGTGGGCGCCGTGCATGCGCTGGCGTATCCGCTAGGAGGGATTTATCACATTCCGCATGGCTTGAGTAACTCTCTGGTATTGCCTTACGTGCTGAGATTCAACGCCACTGCAGCGCTCGATCAATACGATACATTGGCCGCAGTCATCTTGGAAAGTACGGCAGTTGGCGAAGGCGCGATGCGGTTATCGGACTATTTTTTACAGCTTGCAGGTGAATTGGAATTGCCGACGACTTTACGGGCCGTAGGTATACCTGAGGACGGGCTATCGGAACTCGCCGAGCAATCACAGCTCCAACAGCGATTGCTCATAAATAACCCACGTGAAGTGTCTCTTGCCGAGTCGCTTACTATTTATCAGCAAGCATACTAG
- a CDS encoding acyl-CoA thioesterase, with translation MSVTREEYKYFSDITTRWSDNDIYGHVNNVTYYSYFDTVANNFLIERAGLDIHAASVVGFVVASECQYHSPVAYPERLEAGFRVNRIGNRSVEYGIAIFQQGSKLAAASGSFTHVFVNRQEGKSVAIPEIVRQALLSVTI, from the coding sequence ATGTCAGTGACACGCGAGGAATATAAGTACTTTTCGGATATCACCACTCGATGGAGTGATAACGACATTTATGGCCATGTGAATAATGTCACTTATTACTCCTATTTTGATACGGTTGCCAATAATTTTCTTATTGAACGTGCAGGGTTAGATATTCATGCTGCGAGCGTGGTTGGCTTTGTCGTGGCCTCAGAGTGTCAATATCACTCACCAGTGGCTTATCCTGAACGCTTAGAGGCTGGGTTTCGGGTAAATCGCATCGGTAACCGTTCGGTTGAGTACGGCATCGCTATTTTTCAACAAGGCTCTAAGTTAGCTGCAGCGTCAGGAAGTTTTACACACGTATTCGTTAATCGGCAGGAAGGTAAATCTGTCGCTATCCCCGAAATTGTCCGACAAGCGTTATTGTCGGTAACTATCTAG
- a CDS encoding MaoC family dehydratase: MGKLVTSSSIYDEVGKEIGVSDWFEVTQDNVDKFADVTLDHQFIHIDPEKAAKSPFGGTIAHGFYTMSMLSHFAESGCGISIADAKMGVNYGCDKLRFIHPVRVGSKIRGRSVLIDAEEKQPGQFLFKQRITVEIEGVEKPALIAEWLTMAFL, encoded by the coding sequence ATGGGAAAATTAGTAACGTCAAGTTCGATATATGATGAGGTTGGTAAAGAAATCGGTGTGTCTGACTGGTTTGAAGTGACTCAAGACAACGTTGATAAGTTTGCCGATGTCACGCTGGATCATCAGTTCATTCATATTGACCCTGAAAAAGCCGCTAAATCACCGTTTGGTGGAACGATTGCACATGGTTTCTATACCATGTCGATGTTGTCGCACTTTGCCGAGTCTGGATGTGGAATTTCCATTGCTGACGCCAAAATGGGCGTCAATTATGGTTGTGATAAGTTGCGATTCATTCATCCGGTACGAGTCGGATCAAAAATACGAGGGCGTTCTGTGTTGATTGACGCCGAAGAAAAACAACCTGGACAGTTTTTGTTTAAACAACGCATTACTGTCGAGATCGAAGGTGTCGAGAAGCCAGCATTGATTGCCGAGTGGCTAACGATGGCATTTCTCTAA
- a CDS encoding SDR family NAD(P)-dependent oxidoreductase — translation MTINFENQVAIVTGAGNGLGRSHALELAKRGAKVVINDLGGARDGTGGSSQAAKDVVATIEGFGGEALANGANVSDAEQVAQMIEETMTRWGRIDVLVNNAGILRDKTFAKMSLDDFTAVLDVHLMGSVNCTKAVWDIMREQNYGRIVMTTSSSGMYGNFGQANYGAAKMALVGLMNTLVLEGKKYGINVNTLAPTAGTRMLEDIIEDEQVMDIMSVESVTAGLITLCDKDAPNRSILCAGAGGYATTHIYETEGIYLPPEDQTPEQVRLNIDAINAADGERIYTAGFEQTNKFVEKAIAHFKSKA, via the coding sequence ATGACTATTAATTTTGAAAATCAAGTTGCAATTGTAACGGGCGCAGGCAACGGTTTAGGCCGCAGTCACGCACTTGAATTAGCTAAACGCGGTGCAAAGGTTGTTATCAATGACCTGGGTGGCGCTCGCGATGGTACCGGTGGATCGAGTCAAGCGGCTAAAGATGTGGTGGCTACGATTGAAGGCTTCGGCGGTGAGGCTTTAGCTAATGGCGCGAACGTGTCGGATGCTGAACAGGTAGCGCAAATGATCGAAGAGACCATGACTCGCTGGGGACGCATTGATGTTCTAGTAAATAACGCAGGTATTTTGCGTGATAAGACGTTTGCAAAAATGTCGCTCGATGATTTCACAGCGGTTTTAGATGTGCATTTGATGGGCAGTGTGAATTGTACTAAGGCTGTTTGGGATATCATGCGTGAACAAAATTACGGACGAATCGTGATGACAACTTCGTCGAGCGGAATGTACGGAAATTTTGGTCAGGCTAATTATGGTGCAGCCAAGATGGCGCTGGTTGGGTTGATGAATACGCTAGTGCTCGAGGGTAAAAAGTACGGCATTAATGTGAATACCTTGGCACCTACGGCAGGTACTCGAATGCTGGAAGACATTATCGAAGATGAGCAGGTAATGGACATAATGAGCGTTGAGTCGGTAACCGCAGGTCTAATTACTTTGTGCGATAAAGATGCACCGAATCGCAGTATTCTTTGTGCAGGGGCGGGCGGTTATGCGACAACGCATATCTATGAAACTGAGGGTATTTATCTGCCGCCAGAAGATCAAACGCCAGAACAAGTCCGTTTAAATATTGATGCAATCAATGCCGCCGACGGCGAAAGAATTTATACCGCTGGCTTTGAACAGACAAATAAATTTGTTGAAAAAGCGATTGCTCATTTCAAGTCAAAGGCTTGA